The proteins below come from a single Micrococcales bacterium genomic window:
- the nadD gene encoding nicotinate-nucleotide adenylyltransferase, producing the protein MGGTFDPIHHGHLVAASEAAAVFDLDEVVFVPTGQPVFKQQRRVAAAEHRYLMAVIATASNPRFTVSRVDIDRGGVTYTIDTLRDLRRQRPGASFFFITGADAMSEILAWKDAAELFTLAHFVGVTRPGHQLQPLGIDDRDMSLLEVPALAISSTDVRRRVKTALPIWYLVPDGVVQYITKHRLYSEDSL; encoded by the coding sequence ATGGGTGGAACATTTGACCCAATCCACCATGGCCACCTGGTGGCGGCGAGCGAGGCCGCCGCGGTCTTCGACTTGGATGAGGTTGTCTTTGTTCCAACTGGTCAGCCGGTCTTTAAGCAGCAGCGGCGGGTAGCAGCGGCAGAACACCGCTACCTCATGGCGGTAATCGCCACCGCCTCTAACCCTCGTTTCACCGTCTCTAGGGTCGATATTGACCGTGGCGGTGTCACCTACACAATCGACACTTTGCGCGATCTGCGTCGGCAACGGCCTGGCGCCAGCTTCTTTTTCATCACCGGCGCGGACGCTATGAGTGAAATCCTGGCCTGGAAAGACGCTGCCGAGCTATTCACTTTGGCCCATTTTGTGGGTGTGACCAGGCCGGGCCACCAACTCCAACCCCTGGGAATTGACGACCGCGATATGTCGTTGCTCGAAGTACCGGCCCTGGCGATATCGTCGACCGACGTGCGCCGTAGGGTCAAAACGGCTCTGCCCATCTGGTACCTGGTGCCAGACGGTGTGGTCCAATACATCACCAAGCACCGCCTATATTCCGAGGATTCGCTATGA